Proteins found in one Xenopus laevis strain J_2021 chromosome 1L, Xenopus_laevis_v10.1, whole genome shotgun sequence genomic segment:
- the prkaa1.L gene encoding protein kinase, AMP-activated, alpha 1 catalytic subunit L homeolog has product MRRLSSLMKMAADKQKHHDGRVKIGHYILGDTLGVGTFGKVKVGKHELTGHKVAVKILNRQKIRSLDVVGKIRREIQNLKLFRHPHIIKLYQVISTPTDIFMVMEYVSGGELFDYICKHGKLDEKESRRLFQQILSGVDYCHRHMVVHRDLKPENVLLDAHMNAKIADFGLSNMMADGEFLRTSCGSPNYAAPEVISGRLYAGPEVDIWSCGVILYALLCGTLPFDDDHVPTLFKKICDGIFYTPQYLNPPVISLLKHMLLVDPMKRATIKDIREHEWFKQDLPKYLFPEDPSYSTNMIDDEALKEVCDKCECTEEEVLSCLYSHNHQDPLAVAYHLIIDNRRIMNEAKDFYLATSPPDSFMEDPPIARPHPERVPFLVAESPRQRHTLDELNPQKSKHQVGVRRAKWHLGIRSQSRPNDIMAEVCRAMKQLVYEWKVVNPYYLRVRRKNPVTSMYTKMSLQLYQVDSRTYLLDFRSIDDDVTEAKSESATPRRSGSISNNRPPKNESDPEFQAKSSDGSGPSSLTSSVDSSNTDLVPRPGSHTIEFFEMCANLIKILAR; this is encoded by the exons ATGCGCAGGCTCAGTTCGCTCATGAAGATGGCGGCGGATAAACAGAAGCATCATGACGGGAGGGTGAAGATCGGTCACTACATTCTGGGAGACACGCTTGGGGTGGGCACGTTTGGCAAAGTGAAAG TTGGCAAACATGAATTGACTGGACACAAGGTTGCAGTGAAGATTTTAAACCGGCAGAAGATCCGCAGCCTTGATGTGGTTGGGAAAATTCGCCGCGAGATCCAGAATCTGAAGCTCTTCAGGCATCCTCATATCATTAAGCT GTACCAGGTCATCAGCACGCCAACTGATATCTTTATGGTTATGGAGTATGTTTCTGGCGGGGAACTCTTTGATTATATTTGCAAGCATGGCAAG TTGGATGAAAAGGAATCCCGGCGTTTGTTCCAGCAAATTCTTTCTGGCGTTGACTATTGCCATAGACATATGGTTGTACACAGAGACTTGAAGCCTGAGAATGTTCTCCTCGATGCCCACATGAATGCGAAGATTGCGGATTTTG GCCTCTCTAACATGATGGCTGATGGGGAATTCCTACGAACCAGCTGTGGCTCCCCTAATTATGCTGCCCCAGAGGTTATTTCAGGAAG actttATGCTGGTCCAGAGGTGGACATATGGAGCTGTGGGGTCATCCTATACGCTTTACTCTGTGGAACTCTTCCTTTTGATGACGATCACGTGCCAACACTTTTTAAGAAGATATGTGACGGCATCTTCTACACACCCCAGTACCTGAATCCTCCCGTGATTAGCCTTCTAAAGCACATGCTGTTGGTGGATCCCATGAAAAGGGCAACCATTAAAGATATTAG GGAACACGAATGGTTCAAGCAAGATCTTCCTAAATATCTGTTTCCGGAGGACCCATCCTACAGTACAAATATGATCGACGATGAAGCCTTAAAAGAAGTGTGTGATAAGTGTGAGTGCACGGAAGAAGAAGTGCTGAGCTGCTTGTACAGTCACAACCATCAGGATCCATTAGCAGTCGCCTACCATCTGATCATAGATAATCGCAGGATAATGAATGAGGCCAAAGACTTCTATTTGGCTACCAGTCCTCCGGATTCCTTCATGGAAGATCCTCCTATAGCTCGGCCTCACCCAGAGAGAGTGCCCTTTTTAGTGGCCGAGTCACCTCGGCAACGGCACACTCTCGATGAGTTAAACCCGCAAAAGTCCAAACACCAGGTTGGGGTAAGAAGAGCCAAATGGCATCTTGGTATACGAAGTCAGAGCCGACCAAATGATATCATGGCTGAGGTTTGCCGAGCAATGAAACAGTTGGTCTATGAGTGGAAG GTTGTAAATCCCTACTACCTGCGCGTGAGAAGGAAGAATCCGGTTACTAGCATGTACACCAAGATGAGCCTCCAGCTGTACCAAGTGGATAGCAGAACTTACCTGCTGGATTTCCGTAGCATTGACG ATGACGTTACTGAAGCCAAGTCAGAAAGCGCCACCCCTAGGAGATCCGGCTCCATTAGCAATAACCGACCTCCGAAAAACGAATCTGATCCTGAATTTCAAGCGAAGTCTTCAGACGGCTCAGGGCCGTCCTCTTTAACCTCATCCGTGGACTCTTCCAATACCGACTTAGTCCCCAGGCCTGGAAGCCATACCATAGAATTTTTTGAAATGTGTGcaaatctaataaaaatccttgcACGATAG